A single region of the Pan troglodytes isolate AG18354 chromosome 18, NHGRI_mPanTro3-v2.0_pri, whole genome shotgun sequence genome encodes:
- the RHOT2 gene encoding mitochondrial Rho GTPase 2 isoform X8 has translation MRRDVRILLLGEGGEDVADPVPGGRGVPRGEAEQTDEELREEIHKIRTKWIPLVNGGTTRGPRVPIILVGNKSDLRSGSSMEAVLPIMSQFPEIETCVECSAKNLRNISELFYYAQKAVLHPTAPLYDPEAKQLRPACAQALTRIFRLSDQDLDQALSDEELNAFQKSCFGHPLAPQALEDVKTVVCRNVAGGVREDRLTLDGFLFLNTLFIQRGRHETTWTILRRFGYSDALELTADYLSPPLRVPPGCSTELNHLGYQFVQRVFEKHDQDRDGALSPVELQSLFSVFPAAPWGPELPRTVRTEAGRLPLHGYLCQWTLVTYLDVRSCLGHLGYLGYPTLCEQDSQAHAITVTREKRLDQEKGQTQRSVLLCKVVGARGVGKSAFLQAFLGRGLGHQDTREQPPGYAIDTVQVNGQEKYLILCEVGTDGLLATSLDATCDVACLMFDGSDPKSFAHCASVYKHHYMDGQTPCLFVSSKADLPEGVVVSGPSPAEFCRKHRLPAPVPFSCAGPAKPSTTIFTQLATMAAFPHLVHAELHPSSFWLRGLLGVVGAAVAAVLSFSLYRVLVKSQ, from the exons ATGAGGCGGGACGTGCGCATCCTGTTACTGGGCGAGG GTGGGGAAGACGTCGCTGATCCTGTCCCTGGTGGGCGAGGAGTTCCCCGAGGAG AAGCCGAGCAGACGGACGAGGAGCTGCGGGAGGAGATCCACAAG ATTCGAACTAAGTGGATCCCACTGGTGAATGGGGGGACCACGCGGGGGCCCAG GGTGCCCATCATCCTAGTGGGCAACAAGTCAGACCTGCGGTCGGGGAGCTCCATGGAGGCCGTGCTCCCCATCATGAGCCAGTTTCCCGAGATTGAGACCTGCGTGGAG TGTTCGGCCAAGAACCTGAGGAACATCTCAGAGCTGTTCTACTACGCCCAGAAGGCCGTCCTGCATCCCACAGCCCCCCTCTATGACCCTGAGGCCAAGCAG TTGAGGCCCGCGTGCGCCCAGGCGCTGACGCGCATCTTCAGGCTCTCAGATCAGGACCTGGACCAGGCGCTCAGTGACGAAGAGCTCAACGCTTTCCAG AAATCCTGCTTTGGGCACCCCCTGGCCCCGCAGGCCCTGGAGGACGTGAAGACGGTGGTGTGCAGGAACGTGGCGGGCGGCGTGCGGGAGGACCGGCTGACCCTGGATG GTTTCCTCTTCCTGAACACGCTCTTCATCCAGCGCGGCCGGCACGAGACCACCTGGACCATCCTGCGGCGCTTCGGCTACAGCGACGCCCTGGAGCTGACTGCGGACTATCTCTCCCCTCC GCTCCGCGTGCCCCCCGGCTGCAGCACGGAGCTCAACCACCTTGGCTACCAGTTTGTGCAGAGAGTGTTTGAGAAGCACGACCAG GACCGCGATGGCGCCCTCTCGCCCGTGGAGCTGCAAAGCCTTTTCAGTGTGTTCCCAGCAGCCCCCTGGGGCCCCGAGCTCCCACGCACAGTCCGCACAGAGGCCGGCCGGTTGCCCCTGCACGGATACCTCTGCCAGTGGAC CCTGGTGACCTACCTGGACGTCCGGAGCTGCCTTGGACACCTAGGCTACCTGGGCTACCCCACCCTCTGTGAGCAGGACTCCCAGGCCCATGCCATCACAG TCACCCGTGAGAAGAGGCTGGACCAGGAGAAGGGACAGACGCAGCGGAGCGTCCTCCTGTGCAAGGTGGTGGGGGCCCGTGGAGTGGGCAAGTCTGCCTTCCTGCAGGCCTTCCTCGGCCGCGGCCTGGGG CACCAGGACACGAGGGAGCAGCCTCCCGGCTACGCCATCGACACGGTGCAGGTCAACGGGCAGGAGAAGTACTTGATC ctctgTGAGGTGGGCACAGATGGTCTGCTGGCCACATCGCTGGACGCCACCTGTGACGTTGCCTGCTTGATGTTTGATGGCAGTGACCCAAAGTCCTTTGCACATTGTGCCAGCGTCTACAAG CACCATTACATGGACGGGCAGACCCCCTGCCTCTTTGTCTCCTCCAAGGCCGACCTGCCCGAAGGTGTTGTGGTGTCTGGCCCATCACCAGCCGAGTTTTGCCGCAAGCACCGGCTACCCGCTCCTGTGCCGTTCTCCTGTGCTGGCCCAGCCAAGCCCAGCACCACCATCTTCACCCAGCTCGCCACCATGGCCGCCTTCCC ACATTTGGTCCACGCAGAGCTGCATCCCTCTTCCTTCTGGCTCCGGGGGCTGCTGGGGGTTGTCGGGGCCGCCGTGGCCGCAGTCCTCAGCTTCTCACTCTACAGGGTCCTAGTGAAGAGCCAGTGA
- the RHOT2 gene encoding mitochondrial Rho GTPase 2 isoform X1: MRRDVRILLLGEAQVGKTSLILSLVGEEFPEEVPPRAEEITIPADVTPEKVPTHIVDYSEAEQTDEELREEIHKANVVCVVYDVSEEATIEKIRTKWIPLVNGGTTRGPRVPIILVGNKSDLRSGSSMEAVLPIMSQFPEIETCVECSAKNLRNISELFYYAQKAVLHPTAPLYDPEAKQLRPACAQALTRIFRLSDQDLDQALSDEELNAFQQKSCFGHPLAPQALEDVKTVVCRNVAGGVREDRLTLDGFLFLNTLFIQRGRHETTWTILRRFGYSDALELTADYLSPPLRVPPGCSTELNHLGYQFVQRVFEKHDQDRDGALSPVELQSLFSVFPAAPWGPELPRTVRTEAGRLPLHGYLCQWTLVTYLDVRSCLGHLGYLGYPTLCEQDSQAHAITVTREKRLDQEKGQTQRSVLLCKVVGARGVGKSAFLQAFLGRGLGHQDTREQPPGYAIDTVQVNGQEKYLILCEVGTDGLLATSLDATCDVACLMFDGSDPKSFAHCASVYKHHYMDGQTPCLFVSSKADLPEGVVVSGPSPAEFCRKHRLPAPVPFSCAGPAKPSTTIFTQLATMAAFPHLVHAELHPSSFWLRGLLGVVGAAVAAVLSFSLYRVLVKSQ, from the exons ATGAGGCGGGACGTGCGCATCCTGTTACTGGGCGAGG CCCAGGTGGGGAAGACGTCGCTGATCCTGTCCCTGGTGGGCGAGGAGTTCCCCGAGGAG GTCCCTCCCCGCGCGGAGGAGATCACGATCCCCGCGGACGTCACCCCGGAGAAGGTGCCCACCCACATCGTGGACTACTCAG AAGCCGAGCAGACGGACGAGGAGCTGCGGGAGGAGATCCACAAG GCAAacgtggtgtgtgtggtgtatgacGTCTCTGAGGAGGCCACCATTGAGAAG ATTCGAACTAAGTGGATCCCACTGGTGAATGGGGGGACCACGCGGGGGCCCAG GGTGCCCATCATCCTAGTGGGCAACAAGTCAGACCTGCGGTCGGGGAGCTCCATGGAGGCCGTGCTCCCCATCATGAGCCAGTTTCCCGAGATTGAGACCTGCGTGGAG TGTTCGGCCAAGAACCTGAGGAACATCTCAGAGCTGTTCTACTACGCCCAGAAGGCCGTCCTGCATCCCACAGCCCCCCTCTATGACCCTGAGGCCAAGCAG TTGAGGCCCGCGTGCGCCCAGGCGCTGACGCGCATCTTCAGGCTCTCAGATCAGGACCTGGACCAGGCGCTCAGTGACGAAGAGCTCAACGCTTTCCAG CAGAAATCCTGCTTTGGGCACCCCCTGGCCCCGCAGGCCCTGGAGGACGTGAAGACGGTGGTGTGCAGGAACGTGGCGGGCGGCGTGCGGGAGGACCGGCTGACCCTGGATG GTTTCCTCTTCCTGAACACGCTCTTCATCCAGCGCGGCCGGCACGAGACCACCTGGACCATCCTGCGGCGCTTCGGCTACAGCGACGCCCTGGAGCTGACTGCGGACTATCTCTCCCCTCC GCTCCGCGTGCCCCCCGGCTGCAGCACGGAGCTCAACCACCTTGGCTACCAGTTTGTGCAGAGAGTGTTTGAGAAGCACGACCAG GACCGCGATGGCGCCCTCTCGCCCGTGGAGCTGCAAAGCCTTTTCAGTGTGTTCCCAGCAGCCCCCTGGGGCCCCGAGCTCCCACGCACAGTCCGCACAGAGGCCGGCCGGTTGCCCCTGCACGGATACCTCTGCCAGTGGAC CCTGGTGACCTACCTGGACGTCCGGAGCTGCCTTGGACACCTAGGCTACCTGGGCTACCCCACCCTCTGTGAGCAGGACTCCCAGGCCCATGCCATCACAG TCACCCGTGAGAAGAGGCTGGACCAGGAGAAGGGACAGACGCAGCGGAGCGTCCTCCTGTGCAAGGTGGTGGGGGCCCGTGGAGTGGGCAAGTCTGCCTTCCTGCAGGCCTTCCTCGGCCGCGGCCTGGGG CACCAGGACACGAGGGAGCAGCCTCCCGGCTACGCCATCGACACGGTGCAGGTCAACGGGCAGGAGAAGTACTTGATC ctctgTGAGGTGGGCACAGATGGTCTGCTGGCCACATCGCTGGACGCCACCTGTGACGTTGCCTGCTTGATGTTTGATGGCAGTGACCCAAAGTCCTTTGCACATTGTGCCAGCGTCTACAAG CACCATTACATGGACGGGCAGACCCCCTGCCTCTTTGTCTCCTCCAAGGCCGACCTGCCCGAAGGTGTTGTGGTGTCTGGCCCATCACCAGCCGAGTTTTGCCGCAAGCACCGGCTACCCGCTCCTGTGCCGTTCTCCTGTGCTGGCCCAGCCAAGCCCAGCACCACCATCTTCACCCAGCTCGCCACCATGGCCGCCTTCCC ACATTTGGTCCACGCAGAGCTGCATCCCTCTTCCTTCTGGCTCCGGGGGCTGCTGGGGGTTGTCGGGGCCGCCGTGGCCGCAGTCCTCAGCTTCTCACTCTACAGGGTCCTAGTGAAGAGCCAGTGA
- the RHOT2 gene encoding mitochondrial Rho GTPase 2 isoform X9, giving the protein MGGPRGGPVGNKSDLRSGSSMEAVLPIMSQFPEIETCVECSAKNLRNISELFYYAQKAVLHPTAPLYDPEAKQLRPACAQALTRIFRLSDQDLDQALSDEELNAFQQKSCFGHPLAPQALEDVKTVVCRNVAGGVREDRLTLDGFLFLNTLFIQRGRHETTWTILRRFGYSDALELTADYLSPPLRVPPGCSTELNHLGYQFVQRVFEKHDQDRDGALSPVELQSLFSVFPAAPWGPELPRTVRTEAGRLPLHGYLCQWTLVTYLDVRSCLGHLGYLGYPTLCEQDSQAHAITVTREKRLDQEKGQTQRSVLLCKVVGARGVGKSAFLQAFLGRGLGHQDTREQPPGYAIDTVQVNGQEKYLILCEVGTDGLLATSLDATCDVACLMFDGSDPKSFAHCASVYKHHYMDGQTPCLFVSSKADLPEGVVVSGPSPAEFCRKHRLPAPVPFSCAGPAKPSTTIFTQLATMAAFPHLVHAELHPSSFWLRGLLGVVGAAVAAVLSFSLYRVLVKSQ; this is encoded by the exons ATGGGGGGACCACGCGGGGGCCCAG TGGGCAACAAGTCAGACCTGCGGTCGGGGAGCTCCATGGAGGCCGTGCTCCCCATCATGAGCCAGTTTCCCGAGATTGAGACCTGCGTGGAG TGTTCGGCCAAGAACCTGAGGAACATCTCAGAGCTGTTCTACTACGCCCAGAAGGCCGTCCTGCATCCCACAGCCCCCCTCTATGACCCTGAGGCCAAGCAG TTGAGGCCCGCGTGCGCCCAGGCGCTGACGCGCATCTTCAGGCTCTCAGATCAGGACCTGGACCAGGCGCTCAGTGACGAAGAGCTCAACGCTTTCCAG CAGAAATCCTGCTTTGGGCACCCCCTGGCCCCGCAGGCCCTGGAGGACGTGAAGACGGTGGTGTGCAGGAACGTGGCGGGCGGCGTGCGGGAGGACCGGCTGACCCTGGATG GTTTCCTCTTCCTGAACACGCTCTTCATCCAGCGCGGCCGGCACGAGACCACCTGGACCATCCTGCGGCGCTTCGGCTACAGCGACGCCCTGGAGCTGACTGCGGACTATCTCTCCCCTCC GCTCCGCGTGCCCCCCGGCTGCAGCACGGAGCTCAACCACCTTGGCTACCAGTTTGTGCAGAGAGTGTTTGAGAAGCACGACCAG GACCGCGATGGCGCCCTCTCGCCCGTGGAGCTGCAAAGCCTTTTCAGTGTGTTCCCAGCAGCCCCCTGGGGCCCCGAGCTCCCACGCACAGTCCGCACAGAGGCCGGCCGGTTGCCCCTGCACGGATACCTCTGCCAGTGGAC CCTGGTGACCTACCTGGACGTCCGGAGCTGCCTTGGACACCTAGGCTACCTGGGCTACCCCACCCTCTGTGAGCAGGACTCCCAGGCCCATGCCATCACAG TCACCCGTGAGAAGAGGCTGGACCAGGAGAAGGGACAGACGCAGCGGAGCGTCCTCCTGTGCAAGGTGGTGGGGGCCCGTGGAGTGGGCAAGTCTGCCTTCCTGCAGGCCTTCCTCGGCCGCGGCCTGGGG CACCAGGACACGAGGGAGCAGCCTCCCGGCTACGCCATCGACACGGTGCAGGTCAACGGGCAGGAGAAGTACTTGATC ctctgTGAGGTGGGCACAGATGGTCTGCTGGCCACATCGCTGGACGCCACCTGTGACGTTGCCTGCTTGATGTTTGATGGCAGTGACCCAAAGTCCTTTGCACATTGTGCCAGCGTCTACAAG CACCATTACATGGACGGGCAGACCCCCTGCCTCTTTGTCTCCTCCAAGGCCGACCTGCCCGAAGGTGTTGTGGTGTCTGGCCCATCACCAGCCGAGTTTTGCCGCAAGCACCGGCTACCCGCTCCTGTGCCGTTCTCCTGTGCTGGCCCAGCCAAGCCCAGCACCACCATCTTCACCCAGCTCGCCACCATGGCCGCCTTCCC ACATTTGGTCCACGCAGAGCTGCATCCCTCTTCCTTCTGGCTCCGGGGGCTGCTGGGGGTTGTCGGGGCCGCCGTGGCCGCAGTCCTCAGCTTCTCACTCTACAGGGTCCTAGTGAAGAGCCAGTGA
- the RHOT2 gene encoding mitochondrial Rho GTPase 2 isoform X10, whose amino-acid sequence MGGPRGGPVGNKSDLRSGSSMEAVLPIMSQFPEIETCVECSAKNLRNISELFYYAQKAVLHPTAPLYDPEAKQLRPACAQALTRIFRLSDQDLDQALSDEELNAFQKSCFGHPLAPQALEDVKTVVCRNVAGGVREDRLTLDGFLFLNTLFIQRGRHETTWTILRRFGYSDALELTADYLSPPLRVPPGCSTELNHLGYQFVQRVFEKHDQDRDGALSPVELQSLFSVFPAAPWGPELPRTVRTEAGRLPLHGYLCQWTLVTYLDVRSCLGHLGYLGYPTLCEQDSQAHAITVTREKRLDQEKGQTQRSVLLCKVVGARGVGKSAFLQAFLGRGLGHQDTREQPPGYAIDTVQVNGQEKYLILCEVGTDGLLATSLDATCDVACLMFDGSDPKSFAHCASVYKHHYMDGQTPCLFVSSKADLPEGVVVSGPSPAEFCRKHRLPAPVPFSCAGPAKPSTTIFTQLATMAAFPHLVHAELHPSSFWLRGLLGVVGAAVAAVLSFSLYRVLVKSQ is encoded by the exons ATGGGGGGACCACGCGGGGGCCCAG TGGGCAACAAGTCAGACCTGCGGTCGGGGAGCTCCATGGAGGCCGTGCTCCCCATCATGAGCCAGTTTCCCGAGATTGAGACCTGCGTGGAG TGTTCGGCCAAGAACCTGAGGAACATCTCAGAGCTGTTCTACTACGCCCAGAAGGCCGTCCTGCATCCCACAGCCCCCCTCTATGACCCTGAGGCCAAGCAG TTGAGGCCCGCGTGCGCCCAGGCGCTGACGCGCATCTTCAGGCTCTCAGATCAGGACCTGGACCAGGCGCTCAGTGACGAAGAGCTCAACGCTTTCCAG AAATCCTGCTTTGGGCACCCCCTGGCCCCGCAGGCCCTGGAGGACGTGAAGACGGTGGTGTGCAGGAACGTGGCGGGCGGCGTGCGGGAGGACCGGCTGACCCTGGATG GTTTCCTCTTCCTGAACACGCTCTTCATCCAGCGCGGCCGGCACGAGACCACCTGGACCATCCTGCGGCGCTTCGGCTACAGCGACGCCCTGGAGCTGACTGCGGACTATCTCTCCCCTCC GCTCCGCGTGCCCCCCGGCTGCAGCACGGAGCTCAACCACCTTGGCTACCAGTTTGTGCAGAGAGTGTTTGAGAAGCACGACCAG GACCGCGATGGCGCCCTCTCGCCCGTGGAGCTGCAAAGCCTTTTCAGTGTGTTCCCAGCAGCCCCCTGGGGCCCCGAGCTCCCACGCACAGTCCGCACAGAGGCCGGCCGGTTGCCCCTGCACGGATACCTCTGCCAGTGGAC CCTGGTGACCTACCTGGACGTCCGGAGCTGCCTTGGACACCTAGGCTACCTGGGCTACCCCACCCTCTGTGAGCAGGACTCCCAGGCCCATGCCATCACAG TCACCCGTGAGAAGAGGCTGGACCAGGAGAAGGGACAGACGCAGCGGAGCGTCCTCCTGTGCAAGGTGGTGGGGGCCCGTGGAGTGGGCAAGTCTGCCTTCCTGCAGGCCTTCCTCGGCCGCGGCCTGGGG CACCAGGACACGAGGGAGCAGCCTCCCGGCTACGCCATCGACACGGTGCAGGTCAACGGGCAGGAGAAGTACTTGATC ctctgTGAGGTGGGCACAGATGGTCTGCTGGCCACATCGCTGGACGCCACCTGTGACGTTGCCTGCTTGATGTTTGATGGCAGTGACCCAAAGTCCTTTGCACATTGTGCCAGCGTCTACAAG CACCATTACATGGACGGGCAGACCCCCTGCCTCTTTGTCTCCTCCAAGGCCGACCTGCCCGAAGGTGTTGTGGTGTCTGGCCCATCACCAGCCGAGTTTTGCCGCAAGCACCGGCTACCCGCTCCTGTGCCGTTCTCCTGTGCTGGCCCAGCCAAGCCCAGCACCACCATCTTCACCCAGCTCGCCACCATGGCCGCCTTCCC ACATTTGGTCCACGCAGAGCTGCATCCCTCTTCCTTCTGGCTCCGGGGGCTGCTGGGGGTTGTCGGGGCCGCCGTGGCCGCAGTCCTCAGCTTCTCACTCTACAGGGTCCTAGTGAAGAGCCAGTGA
- the RHOT2 gene encoding mitochondrial Rho GTPase 2 isoform X12: protein MEAVLPIMSQFPEIETCVECSAKNLRNISELFYYAQKAVLHPTAPLYDPEAKQLRPACAQALTRIFRLSDQDLDQALSDEELNAFQKSCFGHPLAPQALEDVKTVVCRNVAGGVREDRLTLDGFLFLNTLFIQRGRHETTWTILRRFGYSDALELTADYLSPPLRVPPGCSTELNHLGYQFVQRVFEKHDQDRDGALSPVELQSLFSVFPAAPWGPELPRTVRTEAGRLPLHGYLCQWTLVTYLDVRSCLGHLGYLGYPTLCEQDSQAHAITVTREKRLDQEKGQTQRSVLLCKVVGARGVGKSAFLQAFLGRGLGHQDTREQPPGYAIDTVQVNGQEKYLILCEVGTDGLLATSLDATCDVACLMFDGSDPKSFAHCASVYKHHYMDGQTPCLFVSSKADLPEGVVVSGPSPAEFCRKHRLPAPVPFSCAGPAKPSTTIFTQLATMAAFPHLVHAELHPSSFWLRGLLGVVGAAVAAVLSFSLYRVLVKSQ from the exons ATGGAGGCCGTGCTCCCCATCATGAGCCAGTTTCCCGAGATTGAGACCTGCGTGGAG TGTTCGGCCAAGAACCTGAGGAACATCTCAGAGCTGTTCTACTACGCCCAGAAGGCCGTCCTGCATCCCACAGCCCCCCTCTATGACCCTGAGGCCAAGCAG TTGAGGCCCGCGTGCGCCCAGGCGCTGACGCGCATCTTCAGGCTCTCAGATCAGGACCTGGACCAGGCGCTCAGTGACGAAGAGCTCAACGCTTTCCAG AAATCCTGCTTTGGGCACCCCCTGGCCCCGCAGGCCCTGGAGGACGTGAAGACGGTGGTGTGCAGGAACGTGGCGGGCGGCGTGCGGGAGGACCGGCTGACCCTGGATG GTTTCCTCTTCCTGAACACGCTCTTCATCCAGCGCGGCCGGCACGAGACCACCTGGACCATCCTGCGGCGCTTCGGCTACAGCGACGCCCTGGAGCTGACTGCGGACTATCTCTCCCCTCC GCTCCGCGTGCCCCCCGGCTGCAGCACGGAGCTCAACCACCTTGGCTACCAGTTTGTGCAGAGAGTGTTTGAGAAGCACGACCAG GACCGCGATGGCGCCCTCTCGCCCGTGGAGCTGCAAAGCCTTTTCAGTGTGTTCCCAGCAGCCCCCTGGGGCCCCGAGCTCCCACGCACAGTCCGCACAGAGGCCGGCCGGTTGCCCCTGCACGGATACCTCTGCCAGTGGAC CCTGGTGACCTACCTGGACGTCCGGAGCTGCCTTGGACACCTAGGCTACCTGGGCTACCCCACCCTCTGTGAGCAGGACTCCCAGGCCCATGCCATCACAG TCACCCGTGAGAAGAGGCTGGACCAGGAGAAGGGACAGACGCAGCGGAGCGTCCTCCTGTGCAAGGTGGTGGGGGCCCGTGGAGTGGGCAAGTCTGCCTTCCTGCAGGCCTTCCTCGGCCGCGGCCTGGGG CACCAGGACACGAGGGAGCAGCCTCCCGGCTACGCCATCGACACGGTGCAGGTCAACGGGCAGGAGAAGTACTTGATC ctctgTGAGGTGGGCACAGATGGTCTGCTGGCCACATCGCTGGACGCCACCTGTGACGTTGCCTGCTTGATGTTTGATGGCAGTGACCCAAAGTCCTTTGCACATTGTGCCAGCGTCTACAAG CACCATTACATGGACGGGCAGACCCCCTGCCTCTTTGTCTCCTCCAAGGCCGACCTGCCCGAAGGTGTTGTGGTGTCTGGCCCATCACCAGCCGAGTTTTGCCGCAAGCACCGGCTACCCGCTCCTGTGCCGTTCTCCTGTGCTGGCCCAGCCAAGCCCAGCACCACCATCTTCACCCAGCTCGCCACCATGGCCGCCTTCCC ACATTTGGTCCACGCAGAGCTGCATCCCTCTTCCTTCTGGCTCCGGGGGCTGCTGGGGGTTGTCGGGGCCGCCGTGGCCGCAGTCCTCAGCTTCTCACTCTACAGGGTCCTAGTGAAGAGCCAGTGA
- the RHOT2 gene encoding mitochondrial Rho GTPase 2 isoform X11 — MEAVLPIMSQFPEIETCVECSAKNLRNISELFYYAQKAVLHPTAPLYDPEAKQLRPACAQALTRIFRLSDQDLDQALSDEELNAFQQKSCFGHPLAPQALEDVKTVVCRNVAGGVREDRLTLDGFLFLNTLFIQRGRHETTWTILRRFGYSDALELTADYLSPPLRVPPGCSTELNHLGYQFVQRVFEKHDQDRDGALSPVELQSLFSVFPAAPWGPELPRTVRTEAGRLPLHGYLCQWTLVTYLDVRSCLGHLGYLGYPTLCEQDSQAHAITVTREKRLDQEKGQTQRSVLLCKVVGARGVGKSAFLQAFLGRGLGHQDTREQPPGYAIDTVQVNGQEKYLILCEVGTDGLLATSLDATCDVACLMFDGSDPKSFAHCASVYKHHYMDGQTPCLFVSSKADLPEGVVVSGPSPAEFCRKHRLPAPVPFSCAGPAKPSTTIFTQLATMAAFPHLVHAELHPSSFWLRGLLGVVGAAVAAVLSFSLYRVLVKSQ; from the exons ATGGAGGCCGTGCTCCCCATCATGAGCCAGTTTCCCGAGATTGAGACCTGCGTGGAG TGTTCGGCCAAGAACCTGAGGAACATCTCAGAGCTGTTCTACTACGCCCAGAAGGCCGTCCTGCATCCCACAGCCCCCCTCTATGACCCTGAGGCCAAGCAG TTGAGGCCCGCGTGCGCCCAGGCGCTGACGCGCATCTTCAGGCTCTCAGATCAGGACCTGGACCAGGCGCTCAGTGACGAAGAGCTCAACGCTTTCCAG CAGAAATCCTGCTTTGGGCACCCCCTGGCCCCGCAGGCCCTGGAGGACGTGAAGACGGTGGTGTGCAGGAACGTGGCGGGCGGCGTGCGGGAGGACCGGCTGACCCTGGATG GTTTCCTCTTCCTGAACACGCTCTTCATCCAGCGCGGCCGGCACGAGACCACCTGGACCATCCTGCGGCGCTTCGGCTACAGCGACGCCCTGGAGCTGACTGCGGACTATCTCTCCCCTCC GCTCCGCGTGCCCCCCGGCTGCAGCACGGAGCTCAACCACCTTGGCTACCAGTTTGTGCAGAGAGTGTTTGAGAAGCACGACCAG GACCGCGATGGCGCCCTCTCGCCCGTGGAGCTGCAAAGCCTTTTCAGTGTGTTCCCAGCAGCCCCCTGGGGCCCCGAGCTCCCACGCACAGTCCGCACAGAGGCCGGCCGGTTGCCCCTGCACGGATACCTCTGCCAGTGGAC CCTGGTGACCTACCTGGACGTCCGGAGCTGCCTTGGACACCTAGGCTACCTGGGCTACCCCACCCTCTGTGAGCAGGACTCCCAGGCCCATGCCATCACAG TCACCCGTGAGAAGAGGCTGGACCAGGAGAAGGGACAGACGCAGCGGAGCGTCCTCCTGTGCAAGGTGGTGGGGGCCCGTGGAGTGGGCAAGTCTGCCTTCCTGCAGGCCTTCCTCGGCCGCGGCCTGGGG CACCAGGACACGAGGGAGCAGCCTCCCGGCTACGCCATCGACACGGTGCAGGTCAACGGGCAGGAGAAGTACTTGATC ctctgTGAGGTGGGCACAGATGGTCTGCTGGCCACATCGCTGGACGCCACCTGTGACGTTGCCTGCTTGATGTTTGATGGCAGTGACCCAAAGTCCTTTGCACATTGTGCCAGCGTCTACAAG CACCATTACATGGACGGGCAGACCCCCTGCCTCTTTGTCTCCTCCAAGGCCGACCTGCCCGAAGGTGTTGTGGTGTCTGGCCCATCACCAGCCGAGTTTTGCCGCAAGCACCGGCTACCCGCTCCTGTGCCGTTCTCCTGTGCTGGCCCAGCCAAGCCCAGCACCACCATCTTCACCCAGCTCGCCACCATGGCCGCCTTCCC ACATTTGGTCCACGCAGAGCTGCATCCCTCTTCCTTCTGGCTCCGGGGGCTGCTGGGGGTTGTCGGGGCCGCCGTGGCCGCAGTCCTCAGCTTCTCACTCTACAGGGTCCTAGTGAAGAGCCAGTGA
- the RHOT2 gene encoding mitochondrial Rho GTPase 2 isoform X13, protein MVRPGARLCLGSVGRGLCLVLPLLCLGAGFLFLNTLFIQRGRHETTWTILRRFGYSDALELTADYLSPPLRVPPGCSTELNHLGYQFVQRVFEKHDQDRDGALSPVELQSLFSVFPAAPWGPELPRTVRTEAGRLPLHGYLCQWTLVTYLDVRSCLGHLGYLGYPTLCEQDSQAHAITVTREKRLDQEKGQTQRSVLLCKVVGARGVGKSAFLQAFLGRGLGHQDTREQPPGYAIDTVQVNGQEKYLILCEVGTDGLLATSLDATCDVACLMFDGSDPKSFAHCASVYKHHYMDGQTPCLFVSSKADLPEGVVVSGPSPAEFCRKHRLPAPVPFSCAGPAKPSTTIFTQLATMAAFPHLVHAELHPSSFWLRGLLGVVGAAVAAVLSFSLYRVLVKSQ, encoded by the exons ATGGTGAGGCCGGGTGCCCGCCTGTGCCTGGGGAgtgtggggagggggctgtgCCTGGTGCTCCCCCTGCTCTGTCTCGGTGCAGGTTTCCTCTTCCTGAACACGCTCTTCATCCAGCGCGGCCGGCACGAGACCACCTGGACCATCCTGCGGCGCTTCGGCTACAGCGACGCCCTGGAGCTGACTGCGGACTATCTCTCCCCTCC GCTCCGCGTGCCCCCCGGCTGCAGCACGGAGCTCAACCACCTTGGCTACCAGTTTGTGCAGAGAGTGTTTGAGAAGCACGACCAG GACCGCGATGGCGCCCTCTCGCCCGTGGAGCTGCAAAGCCTTTTCAGTGTGTTCCCAGCAGCCCCCTGGGGCCCCGAGCTCCCACGCACAGTCCGCACAGAGGCCGGCCGGTTGCCCCTGCACGGATACCTCTGCCAGTGGAC CCTGGTGACCTACCTGGACGTCCGGAGCTGCCTTGGACACCTAGGCTACCTGGGCTACCCCACCCTCTGTGAGCAGGACTCCCAGGCCCATGCCATCACAG TCACCCGTGAGAAGAGGCTGGACCAGGAGAAGGGACAGACGCAGCGGAGCGTCCTCCTGTGCAAGGTGGTGGGGGCCCGTGGAGTGGGCAAGTCTGCCTTCCTGCAGGCCTTCCTCGGCCGCGGCCTGGGG CACCAGGACACGAGGGAGCAGCCTCCCGGCTACGCCATCGACACGGTGCAGGTCAACGGGCAGGAGAAGTACTTGATC ctctgTGAGGTGGGCACAGATGGTCTGCTGGCCACATCGCTGGACGCCACCTGTGACGTTGCCTGCTTGATGTTTGATGGCAGTGACCCAAAGTCCTTTGCACATTGTGCCAGCGTCTACAAG CACCATTACATGGACGGGCAGACCCCCTGCCTCTTTGTCTCCTCCAAGGCCGACCTGCCCGAAGGTGTTGTGGTGTCTGGCCCATCACCAGCCGAGTTTTGCCGCAAGCACCGGCTACCCGCTCCTGTGCCGTTCTCCTGTGCTGGCCCAGCCAAGCCCAGCACCACCATCTTCACCCAGCTCGCCACCATGGCCGCCTTCCC ACATTTGGTCCACGCAGAGCTGCATCCCTCTTCCTTCTGGCTCCGGGGGCTGCTGGGGGTTGTCGGGGCCGCCGTGGCCGCAGTCCTCAGCTTCTCACTCTACAGGGTCCTAGTGAAGAGCCAGTGA